The proteins below come from a single Acaryochloris sp. CCMEE 5410 genomic window:
- a CDS encoding polysaccharide biosynthesis tyrosine autokinase encodes MSNEYTDESIDIRNYLRILRRRWIPATAVFGSVFVLTALATFLQKPVYEAEGKLLLKKQSASISDLEIGGLGALEALSTKSSPVQTEAEIIRSEPILRQTITALKLVDDEDQPLETKDFLEALNVFNVRDTDVLKVTYKSIDPKESADVVNRLMNDYLKNNIETNRAEAASARVFIEKQVPEVAAKLKNLDLSLRRFKEKNGIIALEEEAKVSVEVEGEFYKETAKMQSLLINARAKSRALRNKLGLSPQQGEDINALSQSTVVQQALADYQENERKLAEAQKVFQPNHPTILDLKDRRTALKAVLGKQTSEIVESNQAQPLRNLQAGESRQSLTDALVEAEVERLGLEKQVLSLAQTQAENKRRQGVIPQLEQQLIALERDRIVAQTTYEELLKALQQITISENQNIGNVRIIAAALQPKEPIAPRKVFNLAVGFILGGLLGIGTALLLEALDTSVKTVQEAKDLFDYTVLGNIPLLKDAEKMTRKGLDRPTPDLVVRDSPRSSVSESYRMLQANLKFLSSDHHVQVFVVTSSIPKEGKSTVVANLALALGELGHRVLVIDADMRRPSQHQVWELPNTLGLSNVLVEQKDWHESIRPEDDQLDILTAGVTPPNPVPLIDSHHMAVLLEEFHQAYDYVLIDSPPLAVAADALLLGKMTDGILLVTRPGLVDTGSAQSAKDALERAGQKVLGLVINGVIPENEPDSYYYYYAQDYYGENSGGEQSKAKKKKKKADVNAVERS; translated from the coding sequence ATGAGTAATGAGTATACAGATGAAAGCATCGATATCCGCAACTACCTCCGCATACTTAGACGTCGATGGATACCTGCAACGGCTGTATTTGGCTCGGTTTTTGTTCTAACTGCATTGGCAACATTTTTGCAAAAGCCTGTTTATGAAGCAGAAGGTAAGCTTCTACTTAAGAAACAAAGTGCATCCATTTCTGATTTGGAGATAGGAGGGCTGGGTGCCCTAGAAGCGTTGTCTACCAAAAGTAGTCCGGTCCAAACAGAAGCAGAGATTATTCGCTCAGAACCGATTCTAAGACAAACCATTACTGCGCTGAAGTTAGTCGATGATGAGGATCAACCTCTAGAAACCAAGGACTTCCTAGAAGCCTTGAATGTTTTTAATGTTAGGGATACCGATGTCCTAAAGGTCACCTACAAAAGCATTGATCCAAAAGAGTCCGCTGATGTTGTCAATCGGCTAATGAATGACTATCTCAAGAATAATATTGAAACGAATCGAGCTGAAGCGGCCTCGGCAAGGGTATTTATTGAAAAACAGGTTCCAGAGGTTGCCGCAAAACTGAAAAATCTGGATCTCTCTTTACGACGGTTTAAAGAAAAGAACGGAATTATTGCTTTAGAAGAAGAAGCTAAGGTGTCTGTGGAGGTTGAAGGCGAGTTTTACAAAGAAACGGCTAAAATGCAAAGCCTTCTTATTAATGCGAGGGCAAAAAGCCGTGCGCTTAGAAACAAGTTGGGGCTTTCTCCCCAGCAAGGCGAAGATATCAATGCCTTGAGCCAATCGACAGTGGTTCAGCAAGCGCTGGCCGACTACCAAGAAAATGAGCGAAAACTGGCTGAAGCCCAAAAAGTTTTTCAACCGAACCATCCCACCATTCTTGACCTTAAAGATAGAAGAACTGCTCTTAAAGCGGTGTTGGGAAAGCAAACAAGCGAGATTGTCGAGAGCAATCAAGCCCAGCCGCTTCGCAATCTTCAAGCAGGCGAATCTCGGCAATCTTTAACGGATGCTTTGGTTGAAGCTGAAGTTGAGCGCTTAGGGTTGGAGAAACAAGTGCTTTCTTTGGCTCAAACCCAAGCTGAAAACAAGCGTCGGCAAGGCGTAATCCCTCAGTTAGAGCAGCAATTAATTGCTCTAGAGCGGGATAGGATTGTTGCTCAAACGACCTATGAGGAATTATTAAAAGCATTGCAGCAAATTACGATTAGTGAGAACCAAAATATTGGCAATGTTCGAATTATCGCTGCTGCACTCCAACCCAAAGAACCAATTGCTCCCCGTAAAGTGTTTAACCTTGCAGTGGGTTTTATTCTAGGTGGGCTGCTGGGAATTGGGACTGCACTGCTATTGGAAGCGCTGGATACTTCTGTTAAGACAGTCCAAGAAGCAAAAGATCTATTTGACTATACAGTTCTAGGTAATATTCCATTACTGAAAGATGCTGAAAAGATGACCCGTAAGGGGTTGGATCGTCCCACCCCTGATTTGGTAGTTCGAGATTCTCCTCGTTCTTCCGTGAGTGAATCCTATCGAATGTTGCAGGCAAATCTTAAGTTCCTGAGCTCGGATCACCATGTACAGGTTTTTGTGGTCACCAGTTCCATTCCTAAAGAAGGGAAATCAACCGTTGTGGCCAACTTGGCTTTAGCGTTGGGTGAACTGGGGCACCGAGTCTTAGTTATCGATGCTGATATGAGACGCCCCTCTCAACACCAAGTTTGGGAATTGCCAAACACATTGGGATTAAGTAACGTTTTGGTGGAGCAAAAAGATTGGCATGAATCTATCCGCCCTGAGGATGATCAGCTTGATATTCTCACGGCAGGGGTTACCCCTCCTAACCCAGTGCCTTTAATTGACTCCCATCACATGGCTGTATTGCTTGAAGAATTTCATCAAGCCTATGATTACGTACTGATTGATTCTCCACCCCTAGCCGTTGCCGCCGATGCCCTATTACTCGGTAAAATGACGGACGGTATTCTCTTAGTAACTCGTCCAGGCTTAGTGGACACTGGCTCTGCTCAATCTGCAAAAGATGCATTGGAACGTGCTGGCCAGAAGGTTTTAGGACTTGTCATTAATGGTGTTATACCTGAAAACGAGCCAGATAGTTATTATTATTACTATGCTCAAGATTATTATGGAGAGAATTCCGGGGGCGAACAGTCAAAAGCCAAGAAAAAAAAGAAAAAAGCTGATGTTAATGCCGTAGAGCGCTCCTAA
- a CDS encoding site-specific DNA-methyltransferase, translating into MNRTLTLSTADRERLRLKLVKNITKTSPKVDITVQGDCLDIAPKLPQSSINLLILDPPYNLNKVFNGRTFAKQSVAAYTEWLDHICSKLKPLLRPDASIYICGDWFSSASIFTVATSHFQVRNRITWEREKGRGARSNWKNASEDIWFCTNSNTYTFNSQAVKQRRRVLAPYRRPDGSPKDWSQTENGNFRDTFASNLWTDISIPFWSMPENTDHPTQKSEKLVAKLILASSNPGDTVLDPFLGSGTTSVVAKKLQRQFIGIEIDEEYCLLSERRIELADSHPTIQGFAQEIFWERNTIISQVPQ; encoded by the coding sequence ATGAACCGTACATTGACCCTCAGTACGGCAGACCGAGAGCGGTTGAGATTGAAACTCGTCAAAAATATTACAAAAACATCGCCAAAGGTAGATATTACAGTTCAAGGAGATTGCCTCGATATAGCTCCCAAACTGCCTCAAAGCAGTATCAACTTGCTGATTCTTGACCCACCTTACAACCTGAACAAAGTCTTTAATGGTCGAACGTTTGCCAAGCAATCTGTTGCAGCCTATACCGAATGGTTAGATCATATTTGTTCTAAGCTCAAACCCCTACTACGTCCTGATGCCTCGATATATATCTGTGGTGACTGGTTCTCATCGGCTTCAATTTTCACAGTTGCAACTTCTCATTTTCAGGTCCGTAACCGGATTACATGGGAGCGCGAGAAAGGGAGAGGTGCCCGTTCTAATTGGAAAAATGCAAGCGAAGATATTTGGTTTTGCACAAATTCGAACACATACACCTTTAATAGTCAAGCTGTGAAGCAACGGCGACGGGTACTAGCCCCCTATCGACGTCCAGATGGGTCTCCTAAAGATTGGTCTCAAACGGAAAATGGCAACTTTAGAGATACCTTTGCGTCTAATTTATGGACTGATATTTCGATACCTTTTTGGTCCATGCCAGAAAATACGGATCACCCCACTCAAAAAAGCGAGAAATTAGTTGCAAAGCTTATACTGGCCAGTAGCAACCCTGGAGATACTGTGCTAGATCCTTTCTTGGGCAGTGGCACAACGTCTGTTGTGGCTAAAAAACTGCAAAGACAATTTATCGGTATAGAAATTGATGAGGAGTATTGCTTGTTGTCCGAACGGCGTATCGAACTAGCTGACTCTCACCCAACCATTCAAGGATTTGCCCAAGAAATTTTCTGGGAACGAAATACAATAATTTCCCAAGTGCCTCAGTGA
- the pyrE gene encoding orotate phosphoribosyltransferase, with the protein MNKADLAKAIYETSHITGEFLLRSGQVSHEYFDKYLFEANPTLLKAIAEHLAAMLPTPVDALAGLEMGGIPIVAMLSQISGYPSLFVRKKAKPYGTCKLAEGGEIEGKRLVIIEDVVTSGGQIKLSAQDLRSLGATVTDVMCVIDREAGGQANLNAEGLTLHPLFTMTELKQSAQ; encoded by the coding sequence ATGAACAAAGCAGATCTGGCAAAAGCAATTTATGAAACGTCCCATATCACAGGTGAGTTTTTACTGCGATCGGGGCAAGTGAGCCATGAGTATTTTGATAAATATTTATTTGAAGCAAATCCAACTTTGTTGAAGGCCATCGCCGAACATTTAGCCGCCATGCTCCCCACTCCTGTGGATGCCTTAGCCGGTTTGGAAATGGGCGGCATTCCGATTGTGGCAATGCTATCTCAAATCAGTGGATATCCATCCCTTTTTGTCAGAAAGAAGGCGAAACCGTACGGTACCTGCAAACTAGCGGAGGGAGGAGAAATTGAAGGAAAACGGCTAGTCATCATTGAAGATGTGGTGACTTCAGGTGGACAGATCAAACTTTCAGCCCAGGACTTACGTTCCCTAGGCGCTACGGTTACGGATGTCATGTGTGTCATTGATCGTGAAGCCGGTGGACAAGCCAATCTAAATGCTGAAGGTTTAACGCTCCATCCCCTATTTACGATGACAGAATTAAAGCAGTCAGCTCAATAG